One genomic window of Microbaculum marinisediminis includes the following:
- the ffh gene encoding signal recognition particle protein: MFDSLQERLSGILDALTRRGALTEADVAAALREVRRALLEADVALDVVRDFVEKVRERAIGADVVKSVTPGQMVVKIVHDVLVETLGADAQTIDLNAPPPVAIMMVGLQGSGKTTTTAKIAKRLSEKQKRKVLMASLDTRRPAAQEQLKVLGEQIGVDSLPIVAGQTPVQIAQRAMQAARLGGYDVVMLDTAGRQFVDEALMVEMAEIETAASPHEVLLVADALTGQDAVNLARAFDERLALTGIVLTRLDGDGRGGAALSMRAVTGKPIKLAGVGEKMDALEDFHPERIAGRILGMGDIVSLVEKAAETIDAEKAKAIADKMRKGAFDLDDLAEQLKQMQKIGGMQGVLGMMPGIGKMKKQLEGANLDDRVIKRQAAIISSMTRHERRKPDILKASRKKRIAAGSGTRVEDVNRLLKMHRQMADMMKAMGKGKGGLAKLFGMGGGMPAPSPEELAAMQQGDMPKTMPKLPPMPGGLPGLGAGGLPPGLGGPGGLPGLPKGFIKKK, from the coding sequence ATGTTCGATTCTCTCCAGGAACGGCTTTCCGGCATTCTCGACGCGCTGACCAGGCGCGGCGCGCTGACCGAGGCGGATGTCGCCGCGGCGCTGCGCGAGGTGCGCCGGGCGCTGCTGGAGGCCGACGTCGCCCTCGACGTCGTGCGCGACTTCGTCGAGAAGGTGCGCGAGCGCGCCATCGGCGCCGACGTCGTCAAGTCGGTCACGCCCGGCCAGATGGTCGTCAAGATCGTCCACGACGTCCTCGTCGAAACGCTCGGCGCCGACGCCCAGACCATCGACCTGAACGCCCCGCCCCCGGTCGCCATCATGATGGTCGGCCTGCAGGGCTCCGGTAAGACCACCACCACCGCCAAGATCGCCAAGCGCCTGTCGGAGAAGCAGAAGCGCAAGGTGCTGATGGCCTCGCTCGACACCCGCCGGCCCGCCGCCCAGGAGCAGCTCAAGGTGCTCGGCGAGCAGATCGGCGTCGACAGCCTGCCCATCGTCGCCGGCCAGACGCCGGTGCAGATCGCCCAGCGCGCCATGCAGGCCGCCCGTCTCGGCGGCTACGACGTGGTGATGCTCGACACCGCCGGCCGCCAGTTCGTCGACGAGGCGCTGATGGTCGAGATGGCGGAGATCGAGACCGCCGCCAGCCCGCACGAGGTGCTGCTGGTCGCCGACGCGCTGACCGGCCAGGACGCCGTCAATCTCGCCCGCGCCTTCGACGAGCGCCTGGCGCTGACCGGCATCGTGCTGACGCGCCTGGACGGCGACGGCCGCGGCGGCGCGGCGCTGTCGATGCGCGCGGTCACCGGCAAGCCGATCAAGCTCGCCGGCGTCGGCGAGAAGATGGACGCGCTCGAGGACTTCCATCCCGAGCGCATCGCCGGCCGCATCCTCGGCATGGGCGACATCGTCTCGCTCGTCGAGAAGGCGGCCGAGACCATCGACGCCGAGAAGGCCAAGGCGATCGCCGACAAGATGCGCAAGGGCGCGTTCGACCTCGACGATCTCGCCGAGCAGCTCAAGCAGATGCAGAAGATCGGCGGCATGCAGGGCGTGCTCGGCATGATGCCCGGCATCGGCAAGATGAAGAAGCAGCTCGAGGGCGCCAATCTCGACGACCGCGTGATCAAGCGCCAGGCAGCGATCATCTCCTCGATGACGCGCCACGAGCGGCGCAAGCCGGACATCCTCAAGGCCAGCCGCAAGAAGCGCATCGCCGCCGGCTCCGGCACCCGGGTCGAGGACGTCAACCGCCTGCTCAAGATGCACCGCCAGATGGCCGACATGATGAAGGCCATGGGCAAGGGCAAGGGCGGCCTCGCCAAGCTGTTCGGAATGGGCGGCGGCATGCCGGCCCCCTCGCCGGAAGAGCTCGCCGCCATGCAGCAGGGCGACATGCCGAAGACGATGCCGAAGCTGCCGCCGATGCCCGGCGGCCTGCCCGGCCTCGGCGCGGGTGGCCTGCCGCCGGGTCTCGGCGGACCGGGCGGCCTGCCCGGCCTGCCGAAGGGTTTCATCAAGAAGAAATGA
- the rimM gene encoding ribosome maturation factor RimM (Essential for efficient processing of 16S rRNA): MAADGKRVCVGVVGAPHGVRGEVRIKSYTAEPLDIAAYGPLTTENGRTVEIQTARFAKTVVIAALKGVTDRNAVEALKNQRLYVDRDRMPAPDEDEWYHADLIGLEVRDTGGETVGTVATVQDFGGGDLLEIRLKGTPRTVFAPFTRAVVPTVDVAAGFLTIDPPEGLFDQETGPSDEEEDRNAQ, translated from the coding sequence GTGGCTGCGGACGGCAAACGGGTCTGCGTCGGCGTGGTCGGCGCGCCACACGGCGTCCGCGGCGAGGTTCGGATAAAGAGCTACACCGCCGAGCCGCTCGATATCGCCGCCTACGGTCCGCTGACGACCGAAAACGGGCGGACGGTCGAGATCCAGACCGCGCGGTTCGCCAAGACCGTGGTGATCGCCGCGCTGAAGGGCGTGACCGACCGCAACGCGGTGGAGGCGCTGAAGAACCAGCGCCTCTATGTCGACCGGGACCGGATGCCGGCCCCGGACGAGGACGAGTGGTACCACGCCGATCTGATCGGTCTCGAGGTCCGCGATACGGGCGGCGAGACGGTCGGAACGGTGGCGACGGTGCAGGATTTCGGCGGCGGTGATCTTCTCGAGATCCGCCTGAAGGGAACCCCGCGGACGGTGTTCGCGCCCTTCACTAGGGCCGTCGTCCCGACCGTCGACGTGGCCGCAGGCTTTTTGACGATCGACCCGCCCGAAGGTCTCTTCGACCAGGAAACGGGTCCGTCGGACGAGGAAGAGGACAGGAACGCGCAATGA
- the rpsP gene encoding 30S ribosomal protein S16 has product MSLKIRLARGGAKKRPFYRIVVADSRSPRDGRFIEKLGTFNPLLPKDHAERIVLDVEKAKDWLAKGATPTDRVLRFLDAAGVMTRPARNNPNKGKPGQKALERIELRRQAEEEAKAAAEAPAEAPAEAPAEEAPAEEAKAE; this is encoded by the coding sequence ATGTCTCTGAAGATCAGACTGGCCCGCGGCGGTGCCAAGAAGCGGCCGTTCTACCGCATCGTCGTCGCGGATTCGCGCAGCCCGCGCGACGGCCGCTTCATCGAGAAGCTCGGCACCTTCAACCCGCTGCTGCCGAAGGACCACGCCGAGCGCATCGTCCTCGACGTCGAGAAGGCCAAGGACTGGCTGGCCAAGGGCGCCACGCCGACCGACCGCGTGCTGCGCTTCCTCGATGCCGCCGGCGTCATGACGCGTCCGGCCCGCAACAACCCGAACAAGGGCAAGCCGGGCCAGAAGGCGCTCGAGCGCATCGAGCTGAGGCGCCAGGCCGAGGAAGAGGCCAAGGCCGCCGCCGAGGCGCCCGCCGAAGCCCCGGCCGAAGCGCCTGCGGAAGAGGCCCCGGCCGAGGAAGCGAAGGCCGAGTAA
- a CDS encoding glutathione S-transferase: MADELRIEECVNAVCPWSGDPVRADSLTLYRGRVVGFCNTGCRDKFAKATALFDENIGSDGKIDR, from the coding sequence ATGGCCGACGAACTGAGGATCGAGGAGTGCGTCAACGCGGTCTGCCCGTGGTCGGGTGATCCCGTGCGCGCGGATTCGCTGACCCTCTACCGGGGCAGGGTCGTCGGCTTCTGCAACACCGGCTGCCGCGACAAGTTCGCCAAGGCCACCGCCCTGTTCGACGAAAACATCGGCTCCGACGGCAAGATCGACAGATAA
- the trmD gene encoding tRNA (guanosine(37)-N1)-methyltransferase TrmD, with product MSGWHATVLTIYPGMFPGPLGHALAGRALESGLWNLDVLDIRDFATDRHRTVDDTPAGGGPGMVMKADIVAAALDEAVVTGPKRPRILLSPRGRPLTQARIRELSEGPGAILLCGRFEGVDERVIEARELEEVSLGDFVLSGGEIAALALIDACVRLLPGVMGAEDSASEESFEQGLLEYPHYTRPQVWEDRAIPEVLLSGDHGRVARWRRAEAERITRERRPDLWAAYQAVQRDGGRGPDRPGSIDKSTGFK from the coding sequence ATGAGCGGATGGCACGCCACCGTGCTGACCATCTATCCGGGCATGTTTCCCGGACCGCTGGGCCATGCCTTGGCGGGCCGCGCGCTCGAGTCCGGCCTGTGGAACCTCGACGTCCTCGACATCCGCGACTTCGCCACCGACCGCCACCGCACCGTCGACGATACGCCGGCGGGTGGTGGCCCGGGCATGGTGATGAAGGCCGATATCGTCGCCGCCGCGCTCGACGAGGCGGTCGTCACGGGTCCGAAACGGCCGCGCATCCTGTTGTCGCCGCGCGGCAGGCCGCTGACCCAGGCCCGGATTCGCGAGCTGAGTGAAGGCCCGGGCGCGATCCTGCTCTGCGGCCGCTTCGAGGGTGTCGACGAGCGCGTCATCGAGGCCCGCGAGCTGGAAGAGGTCTCGCTCGGCGATTTCGTGCTGTCGGGCGGCGAGATCGCCGCGCTCGCCCTGATCGACGCCTGCGTGCGCCTGCTTCCCGGCGTCATGGGCGCCGAGGACTCCGCATCCGAGGAAAGCTTCGAGCAGGGCCTGCTCGAGTATCCCCACTACACCCGGCCCCAGGTCTGGGAAGACCGGGCGATCCCCGAGGTGCTTCTGTCCGGCGATCACGGTCGCGTCGCCAGGTGGCGGCGGGCCGAGGCCGAGCGGATCACCCGGGAGCGCCGCCCGGACCTGTGGGCGGCCTACCAGGCCGTTCAACGTGATGGCGGTAGAGGCCCGGACCGCCCGGGAAGTATCGACAAGTCAACCGGTTTCAAGTAG
- a CDS encoding DEAD/DEAH box helicase, translating to MNTFSELNLSASVLRALSDAGHETPTPIQAQAIPHLLNGRDLIGIAQTGTGKTAAFALPILDRLERRHQTRNGERPAPKSCRVLILSPTRELSGQIVDSFRSYGRHLPLKVELVIGGVPMNRQIRALQPGVDVLVATPGRLLDLVEQKALRLDKVEVLVLDEADQMLDMGFIHAIRATVKFLPAERQTLLFSATMPQAIADLSRQFLRDPVRVSVTPVAKTADKIDQTVIHVDRAEKSNRLASVLSDPAIDRALVFTRTKHGADKVVRHLAKTGISAAAIHGNKSQNQRERTLSAFRSGTVRALIATDIAARGLDIPGVSHVVNYDLPNIPESYVHRIGRTARAGADGIAVSFCDAEERPFLRDIERLIRMSIPVDGAAPRPVVTSAPVAGETPDRTEAGADKPRRNGRKRRRSGRGGRSPERQGQERQGQERQAQGQRDQGQRTQGQRDQARKDQGQEKSRARPAEAQASNRANRHAPANAASGSGQDLAGMSFLKRKTGDRRSAAAAVKP from the coding sequence TTGAACACTTTCTCTGAACTGAATCTGTCGGCCTCCGTGCTGCGCGCGCTTTCCGACGCCGGCCACGAGACGCCGACCCCGATCCAGGCCCAGGCCATTCCGCATCTCCTGAACGGCCGCGACCTCATCGGCATCGCCCAGACCGGCACCGGCAAGACCGCCGCCTTCGCCCTTCCGATTCTCGACCGTCTCGAGCGCCGCCATCAGACCCGTAACGGCGAGAGGCCCGCGCCCAAGTCGTGCCGCGTGCTGATCCTCAGCCCGACGCGGGAGCTGTCCGGCCAGATCGTCGACTCCTTCCGCAGCTACGGACGCCATCTTCCCCTCAAGGTCGAGCTCGTCATCGGCGGCGTGCCGATGAACCGGCAGATCCGGGCGCTGCAGCCCGGCGTCGACGTCCTCGTCGCCACCCCCGGCCGCCTGCTCGACCTGGTCGAGCAGAAGGCGCTGCGTCTCGACAAGGTCGAGGTGCTGGTGCTGGACGAGGCCGACCAGATGCTCGACATGGGCTTCATCCACGCGATCCGCGCGACCGTGAAGTTTCTGCCCGCCGAGCGCCAGACGCTGCTGTTCTCCGCCACCATGCCGCAGGCCATCGCCGATCTGTCGCGCCAGTTCCTGCGCGACCCCGTCCGCGTGTCGGTGACGCCGGTGGCCAAGACCGCCGACAAGATCGACCAGACCGTGATCCACGTCGACCGCGCCGAGAAGTCCAACCGGCTCGCCTCGGTGCTGAGCGATCCGGCGATCGACCGGGCGCTCGTGTTCACCCGCACCAAGCACGGCGCCGACAAGGTGGTCCGCCATCTCGCCAAGACCGGCATCTCGGCCGCCGCGATCCACGGCAACAAGTCGCAGAACCAGCGCGAGCGCACGCTTTCCGCGTTCCGCTCCGGCACCGTCCGCGCGCTGATCGCCACCGACATCGCCGCCCGCGGCCTCGACATCCCCGGCGTCAGCCACGTGGTCAACTACGATCTGCCGAACATCCCGGAATCCTACGTACATCGCATCGGCCGCACCGCGCGCGCCGGTGCCGACGGCATCGCCGTGTCGTTCTGCGACGCCGAGGAGCGGCCCTTTCTGCGCGACATCGAGCGGCTGATCCGTATGTCGATTCCCGTCGATGGCGCCGCGCCGCGTCCGGTGGTAACCTCCGCGCCGGTTGCGGGGGAAACGCCGGACCGCACGGAGGCCGGCGCGGACAAGCCGCGCCGCAACGGCCGCAAGCGCCGCCGCTCCGGCAGGGGTGGGCGGAGCCCGGAACGCCAGGGCCAGGAACGTCAGGGTCAGGAGCGCCAGGCTCAGGGCCAGCGGGACCAGGGTCAACGGACTCAGGGCCAGCGGGACCAGGCCCGGAAGGATCAGGGCCAGGAGAAATCCCGTGCCCGCCCGGCGGAGGCGCAGGCATCGAACCGTGCGAACCGGCATGCGCCCGCGAACGCCGCGAGCGGCTCCGGCCAGGACCTGGCCGGGATGTCGTTCCTGAAACGCAAGACCGGCGACCGGCGCTCGGCCGCCGCGGCGGTCAAGCCCTGA
- a CDS encoding class I SAM-dependent methyltransferase, whose product MSNPFTAANRANWDERVAIHLRDAGAIYPIEAFRAGADTLMPIEAAEIGDVSGRRIAHLQCHFGLDTLSLARRGATVTGLDFSPAAIAAARTLAAETGIPADFEEGDVYEARALLTGDFDLVYVSWGTIIWLPDIRRWAAVVASLLRPGGRLYLAEGHPSLSQFEEVDGRLVLTWDWKTPVDRPLAFDDAETYAGDGTALKTPRSYEWIHPISDIVTALVDAGLRLDFLHEHDAVPWAAVPMMRQGEDRLFRMPGDTAGPPLAFSLGATRIV is encoded by the coding sequence ATGAGCAATCCCTTCACCGCCGCCAACCGCGCGAACTGGGACGAGCGCGTCGCCATCCATCTGCGCGACGCCGGCGCGATCTATCCGATCGAGGCCTTCCGCGCCGGGGCCGACACGCTGATGCCGATCGAGGCCGCCGAGATCGGCGACGTGAGCGGCCGGCGGATCGCCCATCTGCAGTGCCATTTCGGCCTCGACACGCTGAGCCTTGCCCGCCGCGGCGCCACGGTGACGGGCCTCGACTTCTCGCCGGCGGCCATCGCCGCGGCCCGCACGCTTGCCGCCGAGACGGGAATTCCGGCGGATTTCGAGGAGGGGGACGTCTACGAGGCCCGCGCGCTGCTGACGGGCGATTTCGACCTGGTCTACGTCTCCTGGGGCACGATCATCTGGTTGCCCGACATCCGCCGCTGGGCGGCCGTGGTCGCGAGCCTGCTCAGGCCCGGCGGACGGCTGTACCTGGCCGAGGGTCACCCGTCCCTCTCCCAGTTCGAGGAGGTCGACGGCAGGCTGGTCCTCACCTGGGACTGGAAGACTCCGGTCGACCGGCCGCTGGCATTCGACGACGCCGAAACCTATGCCGGCGACGGCACGGCGCTGAAGACCCCGCGCAGCTACGAGTGGATCCATCCAATCTCCGACATCGTCACGGCGCTGGTCGATGCCGGGCTGCGGCTCGACTTCCTGCACGAGCACGACGCCGTGCCCTGGGCCGCCGTGCCGATGATGCGGCAGGGCGAGGACCGGCTGTTCCGCATGCCCGGCGACACCGCCGGTCCGCCGCTGGCCTTTTCGCTCGGCGCGACCAGGATCGTTTGA
- the leuC gene encoding 3-isopropylmalate dehydratase large subunit, whose translation MSKPRTLYDKIWDDHLVDEQEDGTCLLYIDRHLVHEVTSPQAFEGLRMNARTVRAPQKTLAVVDHNVPTTDRSQGIDDPESALQIETLARNAGQFGVTYFDENDIRQGIVHVIGPEQGFTLPGTTIVCGDSHTSTHGAFGALAHGIGTSEVEHVLATQTLMQRKAHNMKVEVDGTLPEGVTPKDVILAIIGEIGTAGGTGHVIEYAGEVFRDMSMEGRMTVCNMSIEGGARAGMIAPDEKTYAYIEGRPMAPKGKAWDMARAYWDTLPSDDGAEFDRIVRLDGNALPPIVTWGTSPEDVISITGAVPDPEEIADEHRREAKRRALAYMGLTPGTKITDIRPQRVFIGSCTNSRIEDLRAAAKIIEGHTVHPDVNGMVVPGSGLVKEQAESEGLDEIFRAAGFDWREPGCSMCLAMNADKLAPEERCASTSNRNFEGRQGFKGRTHLVSPEMAAAAAIAGHFVDVREWPKAV comes from the coding sequence ATGTCCAAGCCGAGAACCCTTTACGACAAGATCTGGGACGACCACCTGGTCGACGAGCAGGAAGACGGCACCTGCCTGCTGTATATCGACCGCCACCTGGTTCACGAGGTGACGAGCCCGCAGGCCTTCGAGGGCCTGCGCATGAACGCCCGCACGGTGCGCGCGCCGCAGAAGACGCTCGCCGTGGTCGACCACAACGTGCCGACCACCGACCGCAGCCAGGGCATCGACGACCCGGAATCGGCGCTGCAGATCGAGACGCTGGCCAGGAACGCCGGCCAGTTCGGCGTCACCTATTTCGACGAGAACGACATCCGCCAGGGCATCGTCCACGTGATCGGCCCCGAGCAGGGCTTCACCCTGCCCGGCACCACCATCGTCTGCGGCGATTCCCACACCTCGACGCACGGCGCCTTCGGCGCGCTCGCCCACGGCATCGGCACCTCGGAGGTCGAGCACGTGCTCGCCACCCAGACGCTGATGCAGCGCAAGGCGCACAACATGAAGGTGGAGGTCGACGGCACCCTGCCCGAGGGCGTGACGCCGAAGGACGTGATCCTCGCCATCATCGGCGAGATCGGCACCGCCGGCGGCACCGGCCACGTCATCGAGTATGCCGGCGAGGTGTTCCGCGACATGTCGATGGAAGGCCGCATGACGGTGTGCAACATGTCGATCGAGGGCGGCGCGCGCGCCGGCATGATCGCCCCCGACGAGAAGACCTACGCCTATATCGAGGGCCGCCCGATGGCCCCGAAGGGCAAGGCCTGGGACATGGCGCGCGCCTACTGGGACACGCTGCCGAGCGACGACGGCGCCGAGTTCGACCGCATCGTCCGCCTCGACGGCAACGCGCTGCCGCCGATCGTCACCTGGGGCACCAGCCCGGAGGACGTGATCTCGATCACCGGCGCCGTGCCCGATCCCGAAGAGATCGCCGATGAGCACCGCCGCGAGGCCAAGCGCCGGGCGCTCGCCTATATGGGCCTGACGCCGGGCACGAAGATCACCGACATCCGCCCCCAGCGCGTCTTCATCGGCTCCTGCACCAACTCGCGCATCGAGGATCTGCGGGCGGCGGCGAAGATCATCGAGGGCCACACGGTCCATCCCGACGTCAACGGCATGGTCGTGCCGGGCTCCGGCCTCGTTAAGGAACAGGCGGAATCCGAGGGCCTCGACGAGATCTTCAGGGCCGCCGGCTTCGACTGGCGCGAGCCGGGCTGCTCCATGTGCCTGGCGATGAACGCCGACAAGCTGGCCCCGGAAGAGCGCTGCGCCTCGACCTCGAACCGCAACTTCGAGGGCCGCCAGGGCTTCAAGGGGCGCACCCACCTGGTCTCGCCAGAAATGGCGGCCGCCGCGGCGATCGCCGGCCATTTCGTCGACGTGCGCGAGTGGCCGAAGGCGGTCTGA
- the rplS gene encoding 50S ribosomal protein L19, with amino-acid sequence MNILQELEKEHAAALATAREVPEFQPGDTLRVNVRIVEGERTRVQAYEGVCIARGGQGINESFTVRKISYGEGVERVFPIHSPNIESIEVKRRGKVRRAKLYYLRERRGKSARIPERVDTRAGARGSKAQAKPAELTALFKAPKGAPDDLTKINGVGEVLVEKLHKLGITKFEQIANFSDEDIAKVDDVLDFKGRIEREDWIGQARAMIAEATADEVKVDEAPAKDAAEEETKG; translated from the coding sequence ATGAACATCCTGCAGGAACTCGAAAAAGAGCATGCCGCCGCGCTCGCAACCGCCCGCGAGGTACCGGAATTCCAGCCCGGCGACACGCTGCGCGTGAACGTGCGCATCGTCGAAGGCGAGCGCACCCGCGTGCAGGCCTACGAGGGCGTCTGCATCGCCCGCGGCGGCCAGGGCATCAACGAGAGCTTCACCGTCCGCAAGATCTCCTACGGCGAGGGCGTCGAGCGCGTCTTTCCGATCCACTCGCCGAACATCGAGTCGATCGAGGTGAAGCGGCGCGGCAAGGTGCGCCGCGCGAAGCTGTATTACCTGCGCGAGCGCCGCGGCAAGTCGGCCCGCATCCCCGAGCGCGTGGACACCCGCGCCGGCGCCCGGGGCAGTAAGGCCCAGGCCAAGCCGGCCGAGCTGACCGCGCTGTTCAAGGCACCGAAGGGCGCGCCCGACGACCTGACCAAGATCAACGGCGTCGGCGAGGTGCTGGTCGAGAAGCTGCACAAGCTCGGCATCACCAAGTTCGAGCAGATCGCCAACTTCTCCGACGAAGACATCGCCAAGGTCGATGACGTGCTGGACTTCAAGGGCCGCATCGAGCGCGAGGACTGGATCGGCCAGGCCCGCGCGATGATCGCCGAGGCGACCGCCGACGAGGTCAAGGTCGACGAGGCGCCGGCAAAGGACGCCGCCGAGGAAGAGACGAAGGGCTGA
- the infA gene encoding translation initiation factor IF-1, protein MAKEEMLEFEGTVTEVLPDGNFRVKLDNDHEILAYAAGKMRKHRIRTIAGDRVTVEMSPYDLERGRINFRHRTGGPVPGQPRRGGGNFRRR, encoded by the coding sequence ATGGCAAAGGAAGAAATGCTCGAATTCGAAGGGACCGTCACGGAAGTGCTTCCGGACGGTAACTTCCGGGTGAAGCTCGACAACGATCACGAGATCCTGGCCTACGCGGCCGGCAAGATGCGCAAGCACCGCATCCGCACCATCGCCGGCGACCGCGTGACGGTCGAGATGAGCCCGTACGATCTGGAGCGCGGCCGCATCAATTTCCGGCATCGCACCGGCGGCCCGGTTCCCGGCCAGCCCCGGCGCGGCGGCGGCAATTTCCGCCGGCGCTGA